The Nothobranchius furzeri strain GRZ-AD chromosome 8, NfurGRZ-RIMD1, whole genome shotgun sequence sequence AGCACCTCAGGGGATATTTGACTTTTGTGGACATTTTTAATCAATGAGCTTTTTCATGATCACATGATTTTATTCACCAGTCTGAAGTATTTCTGTTGTTTTACTCCCAAACAGGCGTTCATATCTGCTTTAATTTGGACAATAATTGCATTTAAATACTTGGCGACTGCTTACAGGGGATTGAAAATTCACCTCCAGTGATCAAACATTTCAATCAGATCACTTTTACAGTCAAGTTAGGAAAGCTATTTGATTATTTTAACTTCACTCGCGCTTCATGTTGGCACAGATAATAAATAATCAGGAAAGGAATTTTTCAAATGATCAAAAACTGGTTGATTTCTAACACTTTCCTCTAAAGGATGCAGGGAGTTATTACAATAGTTTGACAATGTTGATTTGTAGGCTCTGATTTAAGGCAATCGCTATTTTCTGCATTAAAAACACGTTTAGGTGAGCAGAAAAGCTGCACAAGCATTGTGAAAACGCTGACTGCACTGACGAACTGGAAGAAGTTTGAACAACCTGTTTTCTCTATTTAATTTCATTTAGAAAGTGACAAGTTTGCAGCTTTATCTCTGCAGCGGTGTGCCGACAGGCGGAAAATGTTGCAAAGGCAGCTGATGATGCTGGAATGAGCAGAATGTTATACATTTTGCCCTTTCATGCACGTCTGGAAGAAATAAAATCTCGAGGTTGTCATCATGCATGAACGGGTTCATCATCTTTATTTCCAAAAGATTGAGTTAATATTCTTTCATTCCTAAATTATCTTCTCAAATGCTTCAACTGTGCCACAATGACCACTAAAACTACACCTTTTTCAGAGAATTGGTGACTAAAGAGCTGGTTTGAGTGTGATGGGCAGAAAAGCCCTGCAGGTATTTCTTACACGTTGCACTGTaatttattattagtattatggtTCATTTCTAATATTTAAAAGGGAAATTTTCATGAATAACCGAAGGATCATGAAACAGAATCTTACTTTGAAATGTATGCGACTGACTTTTGGACCACTATTAAACACTGTAAGCTATTTAACATCAAATGACGTGTTTTTCCACACTGAATGATACTTGATACACCTGTATTTACTCTTTTGTAATAGTTTTAATTCCATTCagctgttttaattattttatcatAGAATAAAACTTGTCAGTAAACAAAAACGGAGCGCTGCTtgatttttcagttttttattctTAATCACAACTGACAATAATTTCTTTGCAAAGATCGAGTGTGAAGGAGGTGAAACCGGATtcagagatgaaaaaaaaactcatttcggtcCACTAAAGCAAACCAGTGCAATAAATTAGGATTCAAACGTACCACACTCTTCTTGATTAGTGAATAAAGTCCTGTCATCACACAGAAAACAAAACCCACGCAAGAAACCGCCAACACAATGTTGAAGAATGCATTTCACACAGATCGGTGTTTGAGATATTTACGTTAAAAGGTCATCGCCCGTCTTGAGACTCCAGTGTTCACTAAGGTGTTAGGGAAAATGTTTTTACAGATTAAGATCATGAGGGTGGATGTCCTGCACACCAAAAATATGTGATCTgattaaagaaaagaaaaggcaGATTTACTGCCTGTGATTTTCTGGTATTCTCCATCAGATACGGGCGTTTAACCGTCACGATGCTTCATAATCAGAAAAGGATTAAAAAATAAAGACTTGATCTGTTAAAAACAATCATGACACAAATTAGGTAAATAATTAGAATAAGTCAGGAAAAGATCATAAAGACTTTCTAAACGTAACTTCACATTTCATAGAAAGATCCTTTTTTATGTAAACAGGATTCTCGTCTGAGCGTTGGCCTCAGACTGCCTACAGGAGAAATATTTTAAAATAGATCATCACATGTTTAAATGTATTCTGATAGAGTTATTGGTGGTTCTGGTAGTTTCTTGTGCTCAGACACAAACGGTTCACTCAGCAGGAAACTGGAAAAAAGCCAAACCACAAGTTGTCATCAATCCAATTAAAAAAGCTTTCAGACGTCACAGAAAACTGAATCATTTAAATGTGGCTCCAtggattaataaaaaaaaaaactattgctAATGAAACGTCATACAAACCTCcgcacaaaaacaaacacaggTTTATCTACTCAGCACACGTCAGAAAACAGGTTTAGTCAGAAATCAAATGAAAGATCTAAGACTGAAAGATCCTTTTTACCAGGAACAAAGGTCGTGGACTCAGGTGGTCAGTGCCTCTTTAAAAGCACAAAGGTACAGGCGAGTGACATGGTGGACTGTTACAGGCCAGGTGAAAACAAGGAGAAATACTCCAGGTTTAACTCTGAGTGGTCAGGTTCTTTCCTTAGCTGCCAAAAACAGCACAAAGCCAGTTTGGCTCAGAGCGCACTGAGAGGTGGAAGAAAAGCACAGAACTCATTCAGCCTCATGCAAACCCGATCAAAAAAACTGCAAAACAAATCCCACGGGAATGAACGCCGAGACCTCGGGGAGGGAAACGTGATTCCTGAAGATTCTGGTCCATGAGACCACatgttgatgacatcatcatctgTGCATCCGGATGAAGGAGATGGAAGAACAGCAGCTTGATGCAGCGTCTTCATTCGTCCTGACTAGAGTGTTTGGATTTGAGAAAAGAGGTACAGCGGGGTCTGGAAAAGTAAAAGGCTTTAGTGGACCTTGGCTTTGGGCTGGGTGACTCTACGCACCACGCTGTAGAGGAGTCCAAAGTTCTGCAGAGACACCAAAAGACAATAAACCTTTGTTGTCTTCTTTCACAGCATGAAATAATAAAGCATAAATTCTTGAAAGCATTTAACTTTAAAGTGAAACTCAGTTTTATCTGTTAATGTTTCAGTGACCACTTATTAAAACTGATGTCTCATATCGATCCTGCAACAGCACAGCGACTCACCTGGATAGCCAGGTACATCATCCCCAAATAGGCTGCGATACAAACAGCCAGCAGAAGGTCAAAAATGGCCGGCTTCACTCTGAGAGGAAGACAAACAGCGTCAGAAAAGAAACTGAAAAGTAGTTCACTAAGATTTTAAAAACATCATAATAGCAGAAAAGCTTTAAGATGGTTTGGGGTTGTGTTTGATCAAAGTAtagaattcaattcagtttatttatataaatataacaccaaatcacaacaagagtcgtctcaaggcacttcacaaagtaaacattctaatacagctgagttcattaagccgatcagtaaaaagtttcctatataaggaacccagaaaattacatcaagactttacagcaatcctcatactaagcaagcatgcggcGACAGTGGAGGGGAAaagtcccttttaacaggaagaaacctccagaggatcctggctcagtataagcagccatccaccacgacacaTGTGAGCTTTTTATTAAGAGTCATTctgattttccattttaaaggtgTAGATCACTTGTTTAAttgatacatttgctgtggtctctagtaggaatgaataacttgtaagtcatactctggaggGAAATACTCGGTGTCTGTGTCAGGACATACAAGTTAGCTGAAGAAGAAAGTAgtttcagatggcaggttttggactcttatttcctgatatttggacatatggcctctgattggttaacagcaacatggCTTTACCACTGAATTGCAACgtttgttttgtctccacaaataacacaagcttgaaggatgTCTACTGtgatgtggagttgctaatgctaacagttagcttctactagttgaggcattttctgctgtttcctggacgctaaaccaacaacagccttcctcgttgcaagccaagatgggtgagcccatgaatgttagttgcacagggtatctgcaggtttaaggaagccaaatttaagactttttaagaccttttttaaggccattttgaccaaatttaagctatttttaaaattaaatttaagctataatttccagctatcgcctggagccggtgctaaccacaacgcgaacgtgggattagccatccagtcacCGTTaaacttccccatggcacaagctcccactagcttaaccagctaatgtgctcatctaaaaatagccccctttcacaaccaactgaatgtgtatggttccgcttacgccaacatcacacacaaaacatcctgaacactaactagaaattcatgaaatttttattgaaataaaagaatcttgtttagtggacctttggtaatttaagacttttggaaactgtatttaaggattatttgtcatttttagggatttttaaagctttaaattttgaaaagcaaatttaagactttttaagactttttaaggacccgcagataccctgttgcagtgtgacgtagatctgtcaggcttttcaaatcctatagCTTAACTGTCTATTGTCTAtaaaaagctaatgcaggagataggtataggagactattttcaatttctggctgcatgaaaaactcagaatgaccgattataatcagaaataatctttaAAATTTTGTTTTTATCAGTTATTCAAGGCTTTAACTGGATGTTTCTGACCTTCCTCTCTGGCCTTTAGATCATTTAATCTGAGAGTATTAATATCTTTACTGGACCAGATAAACACACTGGGGTGCAAAAGGTGTTTGTTTACTTAAAAAATACCACTGACGCCTTTTAATTAGATATTTTAAGAGTTTTTATATCATGATACgcgtttgttttgtttgtagTCTAACATCACTAATTCACATCAAACCACTTCTGGTCTTAAGAGAGTCCAGGTGGAGAATCTGGATTAGTGCCGTCCTCACAGACCTGCCCTTTCTAGACCTGTATGAgtttactgccccctgctggtggaTTTAAAGGTGGAAAAGGTCAATTTCATTACATTAATACTGTTATATTGTTAACTAATTACATAATAAAATCAAACTGATATACTAACATAATCCAGTTAATAGTTCAgttttaaaaatataaattttcTTTCATTataattatttcatattttttaggcTTTAGAGGTTTATTGTCTTTTCCACTGATATTTTAGTTTAAGCTTTTATTAAATTTTAAAGTGAAGCACCTTGTGTTTGTTTGAGAAATATGTTCTAAAGATAAACTCAACAGAGAGTAATAACAATTATTATCTATAACAGTAAATTATAATGCAGGTTAGGCCTCCATGTAGTTTTGTTTTAAGAATAGTTTCCTTTCAAAACACTTGCATACTTTTAATTTTCTTCTTTGTTTACACTAAATGAGGTTGAGTTGATTGTTTTCTGCAGCACATGGAGATGCATTATGTTTTAGGTTGGACTAATCAGCTCTAATAAGAAACAAACACGCTGAATCCTACGTTTAAATCTGCTCTGAAGCATcgccaaggaaacggaagctgagcCCTTACCTGTACGCATTCATCGTCTGCTTCAGCTGGTCATAAAAAACAAACTCTGGATCTCTGAAGGGGAAGACAAATGTAATGTTTGTACTCTGGCATCATGATGACCTAATATATCTACCATCCCAATAAAAGTATTTAAATCCAAAGTTTGTGACTGCAAGACATTTTTAAGCAAACTTTTAAGACATAAAAGTTTATGAagtgaaaaaaggcagaaatgatcCATTGTTTTACCTTTTGTCAGCTTTGACATAGTGTCTTTTGACATCCTTGAGGTAACGCCCCATGTGATACTCCAGTGTGGAGACGAAGCTGCTGTCTTTGTCCACCAGCTGAGCAGCTCGAGGCTGAGCTGTGAGCCATTCAACCACCGCTGAAAGATGCTCCTCCTGCACCTGCTGACAAAACACCAGAAACATCTGAGCACACCTAAATACCTTCTGCACACCATTAGGCAAAGGTTTATATCTTTAAAGAGACTCAACTCTACacagatttttctttttaaacatgTCCTTTTCAACATTTTGTCTAATTCATGGCTCAAAATTTCTCAGTATTTTAATCTGCAAAGCACAATAACACAATTTGAGGCTGTTTTCTGATCGTTTTTGAGAAAACATGCTGATCAGAATGCAAATGAAAGTCAGACGTGGATCACAGTGTGAGTTTAGCAACCTACCATTTGTTCTGTGAAAATCTGCAGATCTCCAGGTGCTCCctttacaaaacaaaacaaaaaaacaaataagcaaCCGGGGTTTGGGGAAAACAAACCATGTTTTTGTAGTTTTATCCAGTGtgtttcaccccccccccccccccacccacctttTCTGTGAGGTTATAGATGACCCTGGCCAAGGCCTCTGCCACCACCTTAGTGTTCCTGCTGAGTTTGCTTACATCAACATGAGGCCTGTAAGATGCAAACACACGAGTTTAACACTCGAACAAGTCGGTCTTTTACTAAAACAGCAACAGTGAATATTAGAGGACAAAAGTGGCAAAAACAGAGACCACCTCCATTCAGGCAAACTAAGACTTACAATataggagaaaataaataaactgagCATCATACTGTAGAGGGATAACACTTCCAATATAGTGACCTGCTAAAGAGATAGATCAAACATTGGTTTGGTGAggtgtaaaacaaaaaaatcacagCTAAGAGCTGTAATGGGTACAGTTTTCTTAAGATCTGAGTGACTTGCAGTAATGAACCCACCCAGCAGGGGGCTCTTCCACTCCATAGCGAGAGGAGGGGGACACTGACCGCACGTCCATGATGCTGGAACGCTGAGCCGAGCGGTGTGAGGGCAGATGGGACAGCGTGAAGGCTGGCAGGCGACGGATCCCAAAGCGCTCGTGCTCCCAGGCCAGCATGTCGTCAGCCAGGTTGATTTTCTTGTGGACCATGGAGAACTTCACCTCTGGGTACTGACTACCAACCACCTGGAGGGAAGAGATGGCACACTGATATAGCCCAGACAGCCTCAAAGCCTCATTAGGATGCGACAGAAAATCAAGTACAAGCCAAAAAGATTTTAGTAAAAAAATCTCACAAATGTCCAGATTCAAACTCACATGATGCATCTGGTGATTCAAGCTTTTTTAGCCTTGTCAAGTCTTAAAGTAACCATAAATActagttttttaaactttaagctagagctttaacattgagctCAGTgactgttgagttagaaacttgaccagtttcatatttgacaccactctacagccctctgctgaccagaaaccacaCTTGATAttttttgtggagcgggtaggtgttaGGAATGTACATAGTTAACTGGTTAATTGTCGTTAATGTCATAACTGGGTAAAATGGTTTTGTCTGGTTAAATGGTTAAGAAGTTCACATCCTTCTACTGCGTATGGGTGTAATATATTTAGCGGCACTAGAGGGCGCAAGATTGTTGCTTATTTGTAAACAACAGAAGAAGTAGTGAGCTAGTTACATGATCACATAAATTTACTCAAAGTTTAAGCaggtaactcattcactgccagccgtttcctgatcggtaaaggccttcgctgccagcgtttctcaccatttttactgcttttttaagagtcgcagaacgttgtgcgctaggatgatgtcgacgccaaaactaccaaaacaaagtggagactcgcctcttacatcaggaagaatccgcgcgtttcgagcgttatccgttatttcataatccgttgttgaattgtgatctgcagaagcttttctggttcacgcctcacttttattacagcagcggcccaaaacgatctcctaacacatggattttctgcttcctgatcacgtgacgtgtgacgtacgcggatgaagatcggctttagagctgagatgtttgtcctcacggtgcgggggcttgttcagacgcccacacagtaaaaaaaatgcaaatgacgactttagactttagttgtcaatggcagtgaatgagttaaagggcaCAGTGTGGGAGCATTTTATTCTTGGTACAGTTAAAGACCAGCAATAGTTCAGTCTGCCATGACGCTTTGCGGCTGCCTCCTAAAATAACTTgtttaataaaataaagaaatccGCCGCCGCCTGTCGAtcttgacaggtggattggttcagcatctgcagtgatgtggacgctgagccgatctgtcgtggtgaagaggaagctgagccagaaagccaggctctcgatttaccggtcgatctacgtccccatcctcacctatggtcatgagctttgggtaatgaccgaaagaacgagatcgcggatacaagcggccgaaatgagtttcctctgtagggtggccgggctcagccttagagatagggtgaggagcttggacattcgggagggactcggagtaggacCGCTgcacctccggatcgaaaggagtcagttgaggtggtttgggcatctggtcaggatgcctcctggacgcctccccggggaggtgtttcgggcatgtcctgccggcaggaggcccccgggtcgacccaggacacgttggagaggttacatctccaatctggtcaaggaatgccttggggtcctgccagaggagctggtgaagATGGCCGGGGAcatgacggtctggagctccctagttgggatgctgcccccgcgacccggacccggataagcagaggaagacgacgacgaaaatAAAGAAATGTCAATGTAATTATTTAGCTCAATGTAAGAAAACCAAAGTGGTTTTTGAAAGTGTGGCCTCCAGAATGCACTGATAAGCTGAGCTGTGCATTTGATGGCAGACAGCCCGCTGCACAACAGGCCCTGACGGacggactgatgatgacctggctttgttgataCTTTACTTGTAAGTAATACATTTtgttcaacagtgtggatctttttacttcgtggtttattttagtgttagtTGCCTCActttagtgttagctcgttgttagtgctagctacagcagggttgtttacgacagttgtaattccactttcaaccagtagggcagagaagcaggaaactgctctgtgtaaCTTTAATGTTCCTGCAGTTTAGAAGATTACCAAGATATCCAGACCATAATAAGGTTGTATTTTGGACAGTAGTTTTACCTGAAATGATAGCATGATGTAACCTCATGCTGGTGCTCTTACCATCTCCAGTTCTTTGAGCAGAGAATACTGAGGGGTTCCCTCTTTTGGTGGTTTGGACACATGAAGGTAAAGAGAGTCTCCGTTCCCCAGAGTGTCCAGACACAAAACAAAGGCTACGTTGTCCTGCAGCAGACTGGAGTCTGTCAGGAGACAAAATAAGGAAAAAAGGTCAGGAAAAGGAGGTGCATGATGTGACAGAACTAGATGGAGATAAAACAGCCACATTTCTGCGTCTGCtccagatgtttttatttatttattcttcatACTTGGCCATTTTCTTGACAGAAATATATAAAAGCATCTGTTCTTGACTTGTTAAAATTGACCTGTATGTTGACAGCAACTTGTAGTCAGATCAAAATGACCAATAAACAGCAGGTCTGGAAACCTGATTGACACCTGTGTGGTCCAGGTTGTCCTCCAGCCAACGTTTGGTCCCTTGATAGTTAAACTTTCCTCCACCAGATACAAAGAACAACAGGTTGTACCTGAAAACACAATTCACACACGGGAGACTCATTTCAACAAAGCAACATCTGCTGACGTTTGTAAAAATACATCAAGGTGTTTGTAAAGATGAAGACAAAGCTGAGTGAATACCACAAATACTGAAAATAGTGTGTAGAAAAACCTCTAGTGAAGTTATCTTTGTGGtaca is a genomic window containing:
- the ncln gene encoding BOS complex subunit ncln isoform X2 produces the protein MFEEASEVFDNMFKSSFPLTFIVFIPAVLILVSPLPAEAAHEFTVYRMQQYDLQGQPYGTRNAILNTEARTVEAEVLSRRCVIMRLADFSYDKYQKALRQSAGAVVIILPKNMSAMPQDIVQQFMELEPEMLATETIIPVYFAIEDDELLSIYTQTLTSSSSQGSLSAAEVLLHTATANGFQMVTSGAQSKAVSDWAITSVEGRLAGVGGEELPTIVVVAHYDSFGVAPWLSYGADSNGSGVSMLLELSRLFSKLYTYKRTHAAYNLLFFVSGGGKFNYQGTKRWLEDNLDHTDSSLLQDNVAFVLCLDTLGNGDSLYLHVSKPPKEGTPQYSLLKELEMVVGSQYPEVKFSMVHKKINLADDMLAWEHERFGIRRLPAFTLSHLPSHRSAQRSSIMDVRSVSPSSRYGVEEPPAGPHVDVSKLSRNTKVVAEALARVIYNLTEKGAPGDLQIFTEQMVQEEHLSAVVEWLTAQPRAAQLVDKDSSFVSTLEYHMGRYLKDVKRHYVKADKRDPEFVFYDQLKQTMNAYRVKPAIFDLLLAVCIAAYLGMMYLAIQNFGLLYSVVRRVTQPKAKVH
- the ncln gene encoding BOS complex subunit ncln isoform X3; this translates as MFEEASEVFDNMFKSSFPLTFIVFIPAVLILVSPLPAEAAHEFTVYRMQQYDLQGQPYGTRNAILNTEARTVEAEVLSRRCVIMRLADFSYDKYQKALRQSAGAVVIILPKNMSAMPQDIVQQFMELEPEMLATETIIPVYFAIEDDELLSIYTQTLTSSSSQGSLSAAEVLLHTATANGFQMVTSGAQSKAVSDWAITSVEGRLAGVGGEELPTIVVVAHYDSFGVAPWLSYGADSNGSGVSMLLELSRLFSKLYTYKRTHAAYNLLFFVSGGGKFNYQGTKRWLEDNLDHTDSSLLQDNVAFVLCLDTLGNGDSLYLHVSKPPKEGTPQYSLLKELEMVVGSQYPEVKFSMVHKKINLADDMLAWEHERFGIRRLPAFTLSHLPSHRSAQRSSIMDVRPHVDVSKLSRNTKVVAEALARVIYNLTEKGAPGDLQIFTEQMQVQEEHLSAVVEWLTAQPRAAQLVDKDSSFVSTLEYHMGRYLKDVKRHYVKADKRDPEFVFYDQLKQTMNAYRVKPAIFDLLLAVCIAAYLGMMYLAIQNFGLLYSVVRRVTQPKAKVH
- the ncln gene encoding BOS complex subunit ncln isoform X4, with protein sequence MFEEASEVFDNMFKSSFPLTFIVFIPAVLILVSPLPAEAAHEFTVYRMQQYDLQGQPYGTRNAILNTEARTVEAEVLSRRCVIMRLADFSYDKYQKALRQSAGAVVIILPKNMSAMPQDIVQQFMELEPEMLATETIIPVYFAIEDDELLSIYTQTLTSSSSQGSLSAAEVLLHTATANGFQMVTSGAQSKAVSDWAITSVEGRLAGVGGEELPTIVVVAHYDSFGVAPWLSYGADSNGSGVSMLLELSRLFSKLYTYKRTHAAYNLLFFVSGGGKFNYQGTKRWLEDNLDHTDSSLLQDNVAFVLCLDTLGNGDSLYLHVSKPPKEGTPQYSLLKELEMVVGSQYPEVKFSMVHKKINLADDMLAWEHERFGIRRLPAFTLSHLPSHRSAQRSSIMDVRPHVDVSKLSRNTKVVAEALARVIYNLTEKGAPGDLQIFTEQMVQEEHLSAVVEWLTAQPRAAQLVDKDSSFVSTLEYHMGRYLKDVKRHYVKADKRDPEFVFYDQLKQTMNAYRVKPAIFDLLLAVCIAAYLGMMYLAIQNFGLLYSVVRRVTQPKAKVH
- the ncln gene encoding BOS complex subunit ncln isoform X1; its protein translation is MFEEASEVFDNMFKSSFPLTFIVFIPAVLILVSPLPAEAAHEFTVYRMQQYDLQGQPYGTRNAILNTEARTVEAEVLSRRCVIMRLADFSYDKYQKALRQSAGAVVIILPKNMSAMPQDIVQQFMELEPEMLATETIIPVYFAIEDDELLSIYTQTLTSSSSQGSLSAAEVLLHTATANGFQMVTSGAQSKAVSDWAITSVEGRLAGVGGEELPTIVVVAHYDSFGVAPWLSYGADSNGSGVSMLLELSRLFSKLYTYKRTHAAYNLLFFVSGGGKFNYQGTKRWLEDNLDHTDSSLLQDNVAFVLCLDTLGNGDSLYLHVSKPPKEGTPQYSLLKELEMVVGSQYPEVKFSMVHKKINLADDMLAWEHERFGIRRLPAFTLSHLPSHRSAQRSSIMDVRSVSPSSRYGVEEPPAGPHVDVSKLSRNTKVVAEALARVIYNLTEKGAPGDLQIFTEQMQVQEEHLSAVVEWLTAQPRAAQLVDKDSSFVSTLEYHMGRYLKDVKRHYVKADKRDPEFVFYDQLKQTMNAYRVKPAIFDLLLAVCIAAYLGMMYLAIQNFGLLYSVVRRVTQPKAKVH